The following proteins are encoded in a genomic region of Enoplosus armatus isolate fEnoArm2 chromosome 11, fEnoArm2.hap1, whole genome shotgun sequence:
- the LOC139292373 gene encoding trace amine-associated receptor 13c-like, whose protein sequence is MMETLEGTELCFPQFLNTSCRKPKRPHFEAMLIYILLSSISVLTAALNLLVIISISHFKQLQTPPNLLLLSLAVSDFLVGLLMFFQIVLIDGCWFLGDLMCVLYVYSSYIITSASVGTMVIISVDRYVAICHPLHYSTQITLKRAQVCVSLCWICSVIFQSLILQDILKQPGRYNSCIGECIIVMDFVTGLVDVIFSFIVPITIIVVLYMRVFMVAVSQARAMRSHIAAVTIQQSVKVTAKKSEMKAARTLGVVVVVFLICLCPYFCVALTGQDNLLNASSAAFVICLFYFNSCLNPVIYALFYPWFRKSIKLIVTCKILQPDSCEANIM, encoded by the exons atgaTGGAGACCTTGGAGGGAACTGAACTCTGCTTTCCACAATTCCTCAACACCTCCTGCAGGAAGCCAAAGCGTCCTCACTTTGAGGCCATGCTGATTTACATTctgctgtcctccatctctgtgctCACTGCAGCCCTTAACCTGCTGGTCATCATCTCTATCTCCCACTTCAA GCAGCTTCAGAccccccccaacctcctcctcctctctctggctgtctcagaTTTCCTCGTGGGCCTCCTCATGTTCTTTCAAATTGTGCTTATCGATGGCTGCTGGTTCCTCGGTGACCTCATGTGCGTTCTGTACGTGTATTCATCATATATTATTACCTCTGCCTCAGTAGGAACCATGGTGATTATATCTGTTGACCGCTATGTGGCTATTTGTCATCCTCTGCATTACTCCACCCAAATCACACTAAAAAGAGCTCaagtctgtgtttctctgtgttggATATGTTCTGTAATCTTTCAAAGTCTGATTCTACAGGATATCCTGAAACAGCCAGGCAGGTACAATTCCTGCATTGGAGAGTGTATCATTGTCATGGACTTTGTTACTGGACTTGTAGATGTTATATTTTCCTTCATTGTTCCCATTACTATTATTGTTGTTCTGTATATGAGAGTATTTAtggtggctgtgtctcaggctcgtgCCATGCGGTCTCATATTGCAGCTGTCACAATCCAGCAATCAGTGAAAGTAACTGCtaagaaatctgaaatgaaagcagccaggactctcggtgttgttgtagttgtgtttctaatatgtctCTGCCCATATTTTTGTGTCGCTCTTACAGGCCAAGACAACTTGCTCAATGCTTCATCTGCTGCCTTTGTAATATGTCTTTTCTATTTTAACTCCTGTCTAAACCCTGTGATCTATGCCCTTTTCTATCCCTGGTTTAGAAAATCAATTAAGCTCATTGTTACATGTAAGATACTGCAGCCTGACTCCTGTGAGGCCAACATAATGTAG
- the LOC139292008 gene encoding trace amine-associated receptor 13c-like, producing MMETLEGTELCFPQFLNTSCRKPKRPHFEAMLIYILLSSISVLTAALNLLVIISISHFKQLQTPTNLLLLSLAVSDFLVGLLMFFQIVLIDGCWFLGDLMCTLYQYLAYIITSASVGTMVIISVDRYVAICHPLHYSTQITLKRAQVSVSLCWICSVIFQSLILQDILKQPGRYNSCIGECIIVIDFVAGLVDVIFSFIVPITLIVVLYMRVFMVAVSQARAMRSHIAAVTIQQSVKVTAKKSEMKAARTLGVVVVVFLICLCPYYCVALSGQDNLLNASSAAFVICLFYFNSCLNPVIYALFYPWFRKSIKLIVTCKILQPDSCEANIM from the exons atgaTGGAGACCTTGGAGGGAACTGAACTCTGCTTTCCACAATTCCTCAACACCTCCTGCAGGAAGCCAAAGCGTCCTCACTTTGAGGCCATGCTGATTTACATTctgctgtcctccatctctgtgctCACTGCAGCCCTTAACCTGCTGGTCATCATCTCTATCTCCCACTTCAA GCAACTTCAGACCCCCActaacctcctcctcctctctctggctgtctcgGATTTCCTCGTGGGCCTCCTCATGTTCTTTCAAATTGTGCTTATTGATGGCTGCTGGTTCCTCGGTGACCTCATGTGTACTCTGTATCAGTATCTAGCATATATTATTACCTCTGCCTCAGTAGGAACCATGGTGATTATATCTGTTGACCGCTATGTGGCTATTTGTCATCCTCTGCATTACTCCACCCAAATCACACTAAAAAGGGCTCaagtctctgtttctctgtgttggATATGTTCTGTAATCTTTCAAAGTCTGATTCTACAGGATATCCTGAAACAGCCAGGCAGGTACAACTCCTGCATTGGAGAGTGTATCATTGTCATTGACTTTGTTGCTGGACTTGTAGATGTTATATTTTCCTTCATTGTTCCCATTACTCTTATTGTTGTTCTGTATATGAGAGTATTTAtggtggctgtgtctcaggctcgtgCCATGCGGTCTCATATTGCAGCTGTCACAATCCAGCAATCAGTGAAAGTAACTGCtaagaaatctgaaatgaaagcagccaggactctcggtgttgttgtagttgtgtttctaatatgtctCTGCCCATATTATTGTGTCGCTCTTTCGGGCCAAGACAACTTGCTCAATGCTTCATCTGCTGCCTTTGTAATATGTCTTTTCTATTTTAACTCCTGTCTAAACCCTGTGATCTATGCCCTTTTTTATCCCTGGTTTAGAAAATCAATTAAGCTCATTGTTACATGTAAGATACTGCAGCCTGACTCCTGTGAGGCCAACATAATGTAG